A single Pagrus major chromosome 19, Pma_NU_1.0 DNA region contains:
- the cdk8 gene encoding cyclin-dependent kinase 8, translated as MDYDFKVKLTGERERVEDLFEYEGCKVGRGTYGHVYKAKRKDGKDDKDYALKQIEGTGISMSACREIALLRELKHPNVISLQKVFLSHADRKVWLLFDYAEHDLWHIIKFHRASKANKKPLQLPRGMVKSLLYQILDGIHYLHANWVLHRDLKPANILVMGEGPERGRVKIADMGFARLFNSPLKPLADLDPVVVTFWYRAPELLLGARHYTKAIDIWAIGCIFAELLTSEPIFHCRQEDIKTSNPYHHDQLDRIFNVMGFPADKDWEDIKKMPEHSTLMKDFRRNTYTNCSLIKYMEKHKVKPDSKAFHLLQKLLTMDPIRRITSEQAMQDPYFLEEPLPTSDVFAGCQIPYPKREFLTEEEPEDKADKKNQQQQQGNNHTNGAGHTGNPDNSHAQGPPLKKVRVVPPTTTSGGLIMTSDYQRSNPHAAYQNPGPSTSLPQSSMGYSSTSQQPPQYSHQTHRY; from the exons ATGGACTATGATTTCAAAGTGAAGCTGACCGGCGAAAGAGAGCGTGTCGAGGACCTGTTTGAGTACGAAGGATGCAAAGTGGGAAGAGGCACCTACGGTCATGTATACAAGGCGAAGAGAAAAGATGG GAAGGATGATAAGGACTACGCCCTCAAGCAGATTGAAGGCACTGGCATCTCCATGTCAGCCTGCAGAGAGATTGCA ctgctgcGGGAGCTGAAGCACCCCAATGTCATCTCACTGCAAAAGGTTTTCCTGTCGCACGCAGACCGTAAAGTATGGCTGCTCTTTGACTACGCCGAACACGATCTCTGG CACATTATTAAGTTCCACAGAGCGTCCAAGGCCAACAAGAAGCCACTTCAGCTGCCCAGGGGAATGGTCAAGTCTCTGCTCTACCAGATCCTGGATGGCATCCATTACCTCCACGCCAACTGGGTCCTCCACAGAGACCTT AAACCAGCTAACATTTTAGTGATGGGGGAAGGGCCAGAGAGGGGTAGAGTAAAGATTG CGGACATGGGGTTTGCCCGTCTCTTCAATTCACCGCTGAAGCCTTTAGCCGACCTCGACCCCGTGGTGGTCACCTTCTGGTACAGAGCACCTGAACTACTGCTTGGGGCTCGGCACTACACCAAAGCCATCG ACATCTGGGCGATTGGCTGCATTTTTGCGGAGCTGCTGACGTCTGAGCCCATATTCCACTGTCGCCAGGAGGACATCAAGACCAGTAACCCATACCACCACGACCAGCTGGACCGCATCTTTAACGTCATGGGCTTCCCTGCTG ATAAAGACTGGGAGGACATCAAAAAGATGCCAGAACACTCGACGCTGATGAAAGACTTTAGGAGGAACAC atacacaaactgcagccttATAAAATACATGGAGAAACATAAAGTCAAACCAGACAGCAAAGCATTCCACTTG ctgcagaagCTGTTGACCATGGACCCCATCCGTAGAATCACATCCGAGCAGGCCATGCAGGACCCCTACTTTTTGGAGGAGCCTCTGCCCACCTCTGA TGTGTTCGCAGGCTGCCAGATTCCCTACCCCAAGAGGGAGTTCTTAACAGAGGAGGAGCCGGAGGACAAGGCAGACAAA aaaaaccagcagcagcaacagggaAACAACCACACAAACGGGGCGGGGCACACTGGCAACCCTGACAACAGCCACGCCCAGGGCCCGCCTCTGAAGAAAGTGCGAGTTGTCCCGCCCACCACTACCTCAGGTGGCCTCATCATGACCTCAGACTACCAG cGCTCCAATCCACATGCTGCCTACCAGAACCCTGGACCAAGCACATCACTGCCCCAAAGCAGCATGGGATACTCCTCTACCTCCCAACAGCCGCCCCAGTACTCCCACCAAACCCACCGCTACTGA